GAACAACAGTTGCCCTCCTTTTACCTATACATGAATGCTTGTTAGAAACAATGGAAAAAGCATTATCGCATCAGCTTTCCTTTTTTCAAATTTGCAATTGGTGACCTAATTAAATCAAGGACTGACAGATAAATGTCGCTATAGCGGCTATACCTTTACCAATATCTTCGATGTCAAACACCTTAACCGGACACTTCTTCACAAGTGCTTCTGCTTCATCATCTTCAATATCCCGCAATAATAAAACCTTCAGTGCCCAAATGATAAGATAAATACCAATcatttaccaaaaataaattggACTTCAATTTTAAGACTTAGAATTTGAAAACTAATAGTCAGAAGGTAATAATTTCTATACACAAAATCAAATACTGTGAAAAAATCTCTAGTCACCTCGGGAAGCATCCTGTACCACGCCGTAGCCACAGGAGACCACTTTGCATGTGTCTTACCCATTCCTTTAACAGCATGAGCTTCTAGCTCAATTTCCTACAATATTGTGGAATGAGTGAGTGCACTACATAGGAAGAACCAAAAGGTGCTGGCACAATTTCTACGGAACTAGTAATATGGCGGTATAAGTATATTTGATCTTCAAAACTTCTGTAACAAATGGTTGTGTTTAATAGTATCTTCACATAGTAATATTCATAGCAAAGAAAGGATATAAAGAAAGAATTAGTGCACTACATAGAAAAAGTCAAAAGGTGTTGATGCAATTTTGCCATACTTGGTCTAACGGGGATACAGTAATTTAGAACAAAATTGCATAACAAATGGTTGTCTAGCAGAGTCTTCACATAGTAATATGCAAAGCCAAAAAAGGATACAAAAACAAAAGTGCACCTATAAGTTTGTGAAATAACAAAGAGCAAAGTGCTGATAATCAAGCAGCAATACTACAATGTTCAACAATTCAAATATTTGCTCTAATAAGTTTCTTCCCTTTTCAACAGAAAGCAGCAAATAAGAACATACAAGACACAAGGGCTACCTGACCCGGTCCAAGTTTGGCTACAATAATATCTGCATCTTTTGGGGCAATTGGGTCGTCCGAGAATTCTGGTCGAGTATCCTGACTACAGCTGAATGAAGTATAAGTTTTTGGTTTCGCACTCGAACTTGATGCTGAATGTTCTGTTCCTAGAATCAATTCACTGCCATTTGGTAACCACTTCAGCTCACTAGACAAGACTGCAATTATTAACACAGAAATGCAGAAGAATTAATTAGCCTGCATGATTAGTAGCAATCAAATGGAGCACCACACATGAAAGAACAGAAAATGCAGAACTAAATGATGGGAAAATTTTCATGATATAATCATACTAATAATATTACCTCTAAGTCGACCACTGCCTTTTGTACAACGGACATGGAGTTTGAAAACAATTGTATTCTTTTCATTAGGGACAtcattttctggaaaataagCACAAGGTAATTAGACATCATAATTCCCATCAAAGGCAAACCCTTTATTTGAGAAAGGGGGGAGGGCATTAAAATAAAACTCAATAGTAACAACTGATATGATGTTACAAGAAGATCTAATACCTGACATATACTCAAACAGCCTTGGATCGACTTTAATTGGGATGAGACCAAGCCTATGAGCGAGCACTTCATCTTGGATGATGGACGTATTGTTTGCAATAAGAACTTTTTCAATAGCCATGGTTG
This portion of the Solanum pennellii chromosome 12, SPENNV200 genome encodes:
- the LOC107005372 gene encoding DNA-directed RNA polymerases I and III subunit rpac1, whose product is MGTATENESMDSEGTSTQEETFTKVSVWDLPDLPKGKLPPHIELQRTRVLCGSLAPTNTENVNYSGAYAAMGVDNSVRFEQFRDNFKVEIVRLEEDELEFDMIGIDPSLANAFRRILIAELPTMAIEKVLIANNTSIIQDEVLAHRLGLIPIKVDPRLFEYMSENDVPNEKNTIVFKLHVRCTKGSGRLRVLSSELKWLPNGSELILGTEHSASSSSAKPKTYTSFSCSQDTRPEFSDDPIAPKDADIIVAKLGPGQEIELEAHAVKGMGKTHAKWSPVATAWYRMLPEVLLLRDIEDDEAEALVKKCPVKVFDIEDIGKGKRRATVVRPRACTLCRECIREEGWDKNVALRRVNDHFIFTIESTGALPPEVLFTEAVKILEEKCERVITELS